A stretch of Henckelia pumila isolate YLH828 chromosome 4, ASM3356847v2, whole genome shotgun sequence DNA encodes these proteins:
- the LOC140865724 gene encoding abscisic acid receptor PYL4-like: protein MPSSLQLPRIKHTAAPSGGETGGASAAAAVNRKQPKPTRVMREISGAYDQIPLPENSLHRHSHSVAANQCCSTMVQAIEAPIESVWSLVRRFDQPHAYKHFLKSCNVILGGGEVGTLREVQVVSGLPAASSTERLEILDDEEHVMSFSVVGGEHRLRNYRSVTTLHALDGGAGNGTLVVESYVVDVPHGNTKEETCAFVGTIVRCNLVSLAHIAQNLAKN from the coding sequence ATGCCTTCCTCTCTTCAGCTTCCAAGAATCAAACACACGGCCGCTCCAAGCGGTGGAGAAACTGGCGGAgcctccgccgccgccgccgtcaACCGTAAACAGCCGAAGCCCACCAGGGTAATGCGCGAAATCTCAGGCGCCTATGATCAGATTCCCCTGCCGGAGAATTCGCTGCACCGCCACTCTCACTCGGTGGCGGCGAACCAGTGCTGCTCCACGATGGTTCAGGCGATCGAAGCTCCGATAGAATCCGTGTGGTCTCTAGTCCGCCGCTTCGACCAGCCGCACGCCTACAAGCACTTCCTCAAGAGCTGCAACGTCATCCTCGGCGGCGGCGAAGTGGGCACGCTGCGGGAGGTGCAGGTGGTCTCCGGCCTCCCGGCGGCGTCCAGCACCGAGAGGCTGGAGATCCTGGACGACGAGGAGCACGTGATGAGCTTCAGCGTGGTCGGCGGCGAGCACCGGTTGCGCAACTACCGCTCCGTCACGACGCTGCATGCACTGGACGGCGGCGCCGGAAATGGGACGCTGGTGGTGGAATCGTACGTGGTGGATGTTCCCCATGGGAATACCAAGGAAGAAACCTGTGCTTTCGTTGGTACAATTGTGAGATGCAATCTCGTATCGCTTGCGCATATCGCCCAAAATTTGGCCAAAAattag